Proteins co-encoded in one Kutzneria chonburiensis genomic window:
- a CDS encoding ribosomal protein L7/L12 has product MDATTLGLVGIAVLVLLAALMSRGGSTKQLERRLDRLEGKLDLLMQHQGVQLPGPDFDQDVVNLARSGRKIEAIKRYRELTGAGLKEAKDAVERIQQ; this is encoded by the coding sequence GTGGACGCCACGACGCTGGGCCTGGTCGGAATCGCCGTGCTGGTGCTGCTCGCGGCGCTGATGAGCCGAGGTGGCTCGACGAAGCAGCTGGAAAGGCGCCTCGACCGCCTCGAAGGCAAGCTCGACCTGCTGATGCAGCACCAAGGCGTCCAGCTGCCGGGGCCGGACTTCGACCAGGACGTGGTGAACCTGGCCCGCTCGGGCCGGAAGATCGAGGCGATCAAGCGCTACCGCGAGCTCACGGGAGCAGGACTCAAGGAGGCCAAGGACGCGGTGGAACGCATCCAGCAGTGA
- a CDS encoding maleylpyruvate isomerase family mycothiol-dependent enzyme has product MTGRALIDHDRLLDVLVAEGELMADTADGARPDLPIPSRPTTTLADTIRHVGGVFRMVAARLRGGNGPVRWQSEPPPGGALVEFLRGGLHELVDELQSHPADEVCASWWPLDQTYGFWRRRMAHEATMHRIDLQSATGIEVFTVDEDVAVDGVDEALTLWFAHRLSVIGVSGSSEFKVAVRAGGRTWLVSSHGDNKAAWRASPADTKSVQATVTGEPMTVYLWLWGRLPFTAVRITGDMDAVAALWALLRLATH; this is encoded by the coding sequence GTGACCGGCCGGGCACTCATCGACCACGACAGGTTGCTCGACGTTCTCGTCGCCGAGGGGGAGCTGATGGCCGACACGGCCGACGGCGCCCGGCCGGACCTGCCCATTCCCAGCCGGCCCACCACCACCCTGGCCGACACCATCCGCCATGTCGGCGGCGTCTTCCGGATGGTCGCCGCCCGGCTGCGCGGCGGCAACGGGCCGGTGCGGTGGCAGAGCGAGCCGCCGCCCGGCGGCGCTCTGGTCGAGTTCCTGCGTGGCGGGCTGCACGAGCTGGTCGATGAGCTCCAGTCACATCCCGCCGACGAGGTGTGCGCCAGTTGGTGGCCGTTGGACCAGACCTACGGGTTCTGGCGCCGTCGGATGGCCCATGAGGCCACCATGCACCGGATCGATCTCCAGTCGGCGACCGGGATCGAGGTCTTCACGGTCGACGAGGACGTCGCCGTCGACGGCGTCGACGAGGCTCTGACGCTGTGGTTCGCCCATCGCCTCTCGGTGATCGGCGTCTCCGGCAGCTCCGAGTTCAAGGTCGCCGTCCGGGCCGGTGGGCGGACGTGGCTCGTGTCGTCCCACGGGGACAACAAGGCCGCTTGGCGGGCGTCGCCCGCCGACACCAAGTCCGTGCAGGCCACCGTCACCGGTGAGCCCATGACCGTGTACCTGTGGCTGTGGGGGCGGTTGCCCTTCACCGCCGTGCGGATCACCGGCGACATGGACGCCGTGGCCGCGTTGTGGGCCTTGCTCCGCCTGGCGACGCATTGA
- a CDS encoding SAV_6107 family HEPN domain-containing protein, producing the protein MSVPVRLPESFLVSAPPRSRLRAVPSPGASPTARTLLAQARQGLLQAEHEPDAAERYVRAHLAALRAAAAVLALRGRPHRTRTKPMSAWVLLAKVAPEFAEWASFFQSCASTRHAVESGITRLVSARSADDLVRQTGQFVELVDRAVHGAGR; encoded by the coding sequence ATGTCTGTGCCCGTTCGTCTTCCCGAGTCGTTCCTGGTGTCGGCCCCGCCCAGGTCCCGACTCCGCGCGGTTCCGTCGCCCGGCGCGTCGCCGACGGCCCGGACGCTGCTGGCGCAGGCCCGGCAGGGGTTGCTCCAGGCCGAGCACGAGCCCGACGCCGCCGAGCGCTACGTGCGGGCGCATCTCGCCGCGCTGCGCGCCGCCGCCGCCGTGCTCGCGCTGCGGGGTCGGCCGCACCGGACCCGGACCAAGCCCATGAGCGCGTGGGTGCTGCTGGCCAAGGTGGCGCCCGAGTTCGCCGAGTGGGCCTCGTTCTTCCAGTCCTGCGCGTCCACCCGGCACGCCGTCGAGTCCGGCATCACCCGTCTGGTGTCCGCCCGCAGCGCCGACGACCTGGTCCGGCAGACCGGCCAGTTCGTCGAGCTCGTCGACCGTGCCGTGCACGGGGCGGGGCGGTGA
- a CDS encoding YbaK/EbsC family protein — protein sequence MSDQEHPGVRTVRSALRAAGATRAADGIRVLDDAVRTAAAAADAVEVPVGAIANSLFFLADGQPLLVLTSGAHRADTKRLAELVGVAKVRRADPDSVRTHTGQVIGGVSPIGHPAKIRTLVDVHLAEYDVVWAAAGHPNGVYPTTFDELVAVTGGTPATVSGEQ from the coding sequence GTGAGCGATCAGGAGCACCCAGGGGTGCGCACGGTGCGCAGCGCGCTGCGCGCGGCCGGGGCGACCAGGGCGGCCGACGGGATCCGCGTGCTCGACGACGCCGTGCGCACGGCGGCCGCGGCGGCCGACGCCGTGGAGGTACCGGTGGGCGCGATCGCCAACAGCCTGTTCTTCCTCGCCGACGGCCAGCCGCTGCTGGTGCTGACGTCCGGCGCGCACCGGGCCGACACGAAGCGCCTGGCCGAACTGGTCGGCGTGGCCAAGGTGCGCCGCGCGGACCCGGACTCGGTCCGCACGCACACCGGTCAGGTGATCGGTGGCGTCTCCCCCATCGGCCACCCGGCGAAAATCCGTACCCTGGTGGACGTGCATCTCGCCGAGTACGACGTGGTCTGGGCGGCCGCGGGGCACCCCAACGGGGTCTACCCCACGACGTTCGACGAGCTGGTCGCCGTCACCGGCGGCACCCCTGCGACCGTGTCCGGAGAGCAGTGA
- a CDS encoding GNAT family N-acetyltransferase — MTASQTERLVEFSAETLRARLPEALNLYVTAMRYPSGTAQQRAPMWLAHMIRAGWRCVGALDQDGALVGICYGYRGAAGQWWHEQVRRGLTAVSTPTAVDEWMRDYFELTELHVSPDAQGRGIGERLLRSLLDAVSTERVLLSTPEGPSRAWRLYRRVGFQDVLRHYHFAGDPRPFAVLGRPLPIDPS; from the coding sequence ATGACAGCCTCACAGACCGAGCGCCTGGTCGAGTTCAGCGCCGAGACGCTGCGCGCCCGGCTGCCCGAGGCCCTCAACCTGTACGTGACGGCGATGCGCTACCCCAGCGGCACCGCGCAGCAGCGGGCCCCGATGTGGCTGGCGCACATGATCCGGGCGGGCTGGCGCTGCGTCGGCGCGCTGGACCAGGACGGCGCGCTGGTCGGCATCTGCTACGGCTACCGCGGCGCCGCCGGCCAGTGGTGGCACGAGCAGGTCCGTCGCGGTCTCACGGCGGTGTCCACGCCGACCGCGGTGGACGAGTGGATGCGTGACTACTTCGAACTGACCGAGCTGCACGTGTCGCCGGACGCGCAGGGCCGTGGCATCGGCGAGCGCCTGCTGCGCAGCCTTCTCGACGCCGTCAGCACGGAGCGGGTGCTGCTGTCCACGCCCGAGGGCCCGTCCCGCGCGTGGCGGCTGTACCGCCGGGTCGGCTTCCAGGACGTGTTGCGGCACTACCACTTCGCCGGCGACCCCCGCCCCTTCGCCGTCCTCGGCCGCCCCCTCCCGATCGACCCGTCCTGA
- a CDS encoding DUF885 domain-containing protein, protein MSSTPRGVHQLSDDFVADYAALDPNAATHLGITGYDEELTDYSPDGHESRAELTARALREIGAATPADDSERVAQAVFLERNGLSQEFRDAGLDLSSLNVIASPVQDLRQLFDLMPTDTPEQWATIATRLSKVPEALAGLRASLAKAADRGVVSALRQVTRVAEQCDTWAGLSGGTSFFGAMIAGAEVDDTLRTRLETGANAAAQGYADLATFLRTDLAPKAPAKDAVGVDVYRLNSRYFTGARLDLQEAYEWGWAEFARIESEMKEVAGRIRPGASLAEAAALLDADPRYQLRGQDELRDWMQRLSDKALSDMRGVHFDIPDPLMQLDCKIAPPGGGVGAYYIGPTDDFSRPGAMWWSVPADREEFSTWRETTTVYHEGVPGHHLQFATAVYRAEQLNKFQRLMCWVSGHGEGWALYAERLVRELGYLDDDGDLLGMLDGHLFRAARVIIDLGMHLELEIPAGTGFHDGERWTPELGLEFMLTRTITDPAHVRDEIDRYLGWPGQAPSYKLGERLWLAARDEARARHGDAFDLKAFHKQALDMGSMGLDALRDRLAQI, encoded by the coding sequence ATGTCATCCACCCCACGAGGCGTGCATCAGCTGAGCGACGACTTCGTCGCGGACTACGCCGCACTTGACCCGAACGCGGCGACCCACCTCGGCATCACGGGGTACGACGAGGAGCTCACCGACTACTCGCCCGATGGCCACGAGAGCCGGGCCGAGCTGACCGCCCGTGCGCTGCGGGAGATCGGCGCGGCGACCCCGGCCGACGACTCGGAGCGGGTGGCGCAGGCCGTCTTCCTCGAGCGCAACGGCCTTTCCCAGGAGTTCCGCGACGCCGGGCTGGACCTGTCCTCGCTGAACGTGATCGCCAGCCCGGTGCAGGACCTGCGCCAGCTGTTCGACCTGATGCCGACCGACACCCCCGAGCAGTGGGCGACCATCGCCACCCGGCTGAGCAAGGTGCCGGAGGCGCTGGCCGGGCTGCGCGCGTCGCTGGCCAAGGCCGCCGACCGCGGCGTGGTGTCGGCGCTGCGCCAGGTCACCCGCGTCGCCGAGCAGTGCGACACCTGGGCCGGCCTCAGCGGCGGGACCTCGTTCTTCGGCGCCATGATCGCCGGCGCCGAGGTCGACGACACGCTGCGCACCCGCCTGGAGACCGGGGCCAACGCCGCCGCCCAGGGCTACGCCGACCTGGCCACGTTCCTGCGTACCGACCTCGCGCCGAAGGCGCCGGCCAAGGACGCCGTCGGCGTCGACGTGTACCGGCTCAACTCGCGCTACTTCACCGGCGCCCGCCTGGACCTCCAGGAGGCGTACGAGTGGGGCTGGGCCGAGTTCGCCCGTATCGAGTCGGAGATGAAGGAGGTCGCGGGTCGTATCCGTCCCGGCGCCTCCCTGGCCGAGGCCGCCGCGCTGCTCGACGCCGACCCGCGCTACCAGCTGCGGGGCCAGGACGAGCTGCGGGACTGGATGCAGCGGCTGTCCGACAAGGCTCTGTCCGACATGCGCGGCGTGCACTTCGACATCCCCGACCCGCTGATGCAGCTGGACTGCAAGATCGCGCCGCCCGGCGGCGGCGTCGGCGCGTACTACATCGGCCCGACCGACGACTTCAGCCGGCCCGGCGCGATGTGGTGGTCGGTGCCGGCCGACCGCGAGGAGTTCTCCACCTGGCGGGAGACGACCACCGTCTACCACGAGGGCGTGCCCGGCCATCACCTCCAGTTCGCCACCGCGGTGTACCGGGCCGAGCAGCTCAACAAGTTCCAGCGGCTGATGTGCTGGGTCTCCGGGCACGGCGAGGGCTGGGCCCTGTACGCCGAGCGGCTGGTCCGCGAGCTGGGCTACCTCGACGACGACGGCGACCTGCTCGGCATGCTCGACGGCCACCTGTTCCGGGCCGCCCGCGTGATCATCGACCTCGGCATGCACCTGGAGCTGGAGATCCCGGCCGGCACCGGGTTCCACGATGGCGAGCGCTGGACCCCCGAGCTGGGCCTGGAGTTCATGCTGACCAGGACCATCACCGACCCGGCCCACGTGCGCGACGAGATCGACCGCTACCTGGGCTGGCCCGGGCAGGCGCCGTCGTACAAGCTCGGCGAGCGGCTGTGGCTGGCCGCCCGCGACGAGGCCCGCGCCCGGCACGGGGATGCCTTCGACCTCAAGGCGTTCCACAAGCAGGCCCTCGACATGGGCTCCATGGGCCTCGACGCCCTCCGCGACCGCCTGGCCCAAATCTGA
- a CDS encoding DUF3153 domain-containing protein produces the protein MLSRRVARPFPRIVGLSLAFTAALVMLTGCVRARADLTVSGDFKVSGTMIAATVPASPDDHGPQLSIPSDLGEDVLVQPYSADGYVGTQLSFANMEFDQFTTLVGGSSAASSNYQLLLRRVGDLVYFTGSVDLRTVPADHADVELRITFPAGVTSSTGSVDDDTVTWHPQPGSITSLSATSDLSTLATAAWMRWSVLVGALLIGSVLVVSVLALRAHRRSLRVRR, from the coding sequence GTGCTGTCGAGGCGTGTGGCCAGGCCGTTCCCCCGAATTGTCGGGCTCTCGCTCGCGTTCACGGCCGCCCTGGTGATGTTGACGGGCTGTGTCCGGGCCCGCGCCGACCTGACCGTGTCCGGCGACTTCAAGGTGTCCGGCACGATGATCGCCGCGACCGTGCCGGCCTCGCCCGACGACCACGGCCCGCAGCTGTCGATCCCGTCCGATCTCGGCGAGGACGTGCTGGTCCAGCCGTACAGCGCGGACGGCTACGTCGGGACCCAGCTGTCGTTCGCCAACATGGAGTTCGACCAGTTCACCACGCTGGTCGGCGGGTCGAGCGCGGCCAGCAGCAACTACCAGCTGCTGCTGCGCCGGGTCGGCGACCTGGTCTACTTCACCGGCTCGGTGGATCTGCGCACGGTGCCGGCCGATCACGCCGACGTGGAGCTGCGGATCACCTTCCCGGCCGGCGTGACCAGCTCGACCGGGTCGGTCGACGACGACACGGTGACCTGGCATCCGCAGCCGGGGTCGATCACCTCGCTGTCGGCCACGTCCGACCTGTCCACGTTGGCCACGGCGGCGTGGATGCGGTGGTCGGTGCTGGTGGGCGCACTGCTGATCGGGTCGGTGCTGGTGGTCAGCGTGCTGGCGCTGCGGGCGCACCGGCGCAGCCTGCGGGTGCGGCGCTGA